One window of Saccharopolyspora phatthalungensis genomic DNA carries:
- a CDS encoding MBL fold metallo-hydrolase: protein MNENARPERATLSEVAPGVHAWVQPDGSWWVNNAGAVLGDGGIVLIDTCATAQRTQLFLDAVRVAAGDAPIRFAVNTHPHGDHTHGNALLPDSTVLIGHEATREGILSDPMLTDPPPVWEPSPEWGITEHRAPTVVLRDSLTLHSGDRRIELHHPGYAAHSAGDVVAWVPDAGVLFAGDLIFHGLTPLVISGSLEGALKALDWLAGYPAATVVPGHGATLPGSALPRVLEDHARYYRFVLDTARQARTDGLTPLEAAERCDLGEFASWPERERIVLNLHRAYSDIDDTEPDLVAAFTDAVTYNGGPLRCVV, encoded by the coding sequence GTGAACGAGAACGCCCGTCCCGAACGCGCGACGCTGTCCGAGGTCGCCCCGGGCGTGCATGCGTGGGTACAGCCGGACGGTTCGTGGTGGGTCAACAACGCCGGGGCGGTGCTCGGTGACGGCGGAATCGTGCTAATCGACACCTGCGCGACCGCCCAGCGCACCCAGCTTTTCCTCGATGCGGTGCGCGTCGCCGCCGGGGACGCGCCGATCCGGTTCGCGGTGAACACCCACCCGCACGGCGACCACACGCACGGCAACGCCCTGCTGCCCGACTCGACCGTCCTCATCGGACACGAGGCGACTCGCGAGGGCATCCTGTCCGACCCGATGCTCACGGATCCGCCACCGGTGTGGGAGCCGTCGCCGGAGTGGGGCATCACCGAACACCGCGCACCGACGGTGGTGCTGCGGGACTCGCTGACGCTGCACAGCGGCGACCGCCGGATCGAACTGCACCACCCCGGATACGCCGCGCACAGCGCCGGCGACGTGGTGGCCTGGGTGCCGGACGCGGGCGTGCTGTTCGCCGGGGACCTGATCTTCCACGGCCTCACGCCGCTGGTGATCTCGGGCTCGTTGGAGGGCGCGCTGAAGGCGCTGGACTGGCTGGCCGGCTACCCGGCCGCGACGGTGGTGCCCGGGCACGGCGCGACCCTGCCCGGCTCGGCGCTCCCGCGGGTACTCGAAGACCACGCCCGCTATTACCGGTTCGTCCTGGACACGGCCCGCCAGGCCCGCACCGACGGCCTCACTCCGCTGGAGGCGGCCGAGCGGTGCGACCTGGGCGAATTCGCGTCGTGGCCGGAGCGCGAACGCATCGTCCTCAACCTGCACCGCGCCTACTCCGACATCGACGACACCGAACCCGACCTCGTCGCGGCGTTCACCGACGCGGTCACCTACAACGGCGGCCCCCTCCGCTGCGTGGTCTAG
- a CDS encoding glycoside hydrolase family 172 protein, producing MSGYGSFGSSLRDLPRLRQTRRGRVSSWDRSGGNSDNIRIEPGETRELADISGPGVITHIWCTVAVDHLGQRAEVEGDYLRRLVLKITWDDSSHPAVLVPLGDFFGMGHGRSANFASAPLQMSPQDGKGFNCWFAMPFAGRAKFELISEMSIKPVTFYFYIDYETYGEADADLGYFHAQWRRQNPTDGVDQGDQSNDEFLFGGTNTDGAGNYVLLEAEGRGHYVGTVLNVQNLRHTTDWNWYGEGDDMFFIDGEPWPPRLHGTGTEDYFNTAWCPTQQYQAPYHGLTMPGGPNWSGQVSYYRFHVEDPVVFDRSIKVTIEHGHANKRSDDVSSVAYWYQTLPALPITLVPVAERLVCPL from the coding sequence TTGTCCGGATACGGATCGTTCGGTAGCAGCTTGCGGGATCTGCCCCGGCTGCGGCAGACCCGGCGCGGCAGGGTATCCAGCTGGGACCGCAGCGGGGGCAACAGCGACAACATCCGCATCGAGCCGGGCGAAACCCGGGAATTAGCCGACATTTCCGGACCCGGCGTGATCACCCACATCTGGTGCACCGTCGCCGTCGACCACCTCGGGCAGCGGGCCGAGGTCGAGGGCGACTACCTGCGGCGGCTCGTCCTGAAGATCACCTGGGACGACTCGTCGCATCCGGCCGTGCTCGTGCCGCTGGGGGACTTCTTCGGCATGGGGCACGGCCGCAGCGCCAACTTCGCGTCCGCACCGCTGCAGATGAGCCCGCAGGACGGCAAGGGATTCAACTGCTGGTTCGCGATGCCCTTCGCCGGGCGGGCCAAGTTCGAGCTGATCAGCGAGATGAGCATCAAGCCCGTGACGTTCTACTTCTACATCGACTACGAGACCTACGGCGAGGCAGACGCGGATCTCGGCTACTTCCACGCGCAGTGGCGCCGGCAGAACCCAACCGACGGCGTCGACCAGGGCGACCAGAGCAACGACGAGTTCCTCTTCGGCGGCACCAACACCGACGGCGCGGGCAACTACGTGCTGCTGGAGGCCGAGGGGCGCGGGCACTATGTCGGCACCGTGCTCAACGTGCAGAACCTCCGCCACACCACCGATTGGAACTGGTACGGCGAGGGCGACGACATGTTCTTCATCGACGGCGAACCCTGGCCGCCGAGGCTGCACGGCACCGGCACCGAGGACTACTTCAACACCGCGTGGTGCCCGACCCAGCAGTACCAGGCGCCCTACCACGGGCTCACCATGCCGGGCGGGCCGAACTGGAGCGGGCAGGTGTCCTACTACCGGTTCCACGTCGAGGACCCGGTGGTCTTCGATCGGTCCATCAAGGTCACCATCGAGCACGGGCACGCCAACAAGCGCTCCGACGACGTCTCATCGGTGGCGTACTGGTACCAGACCCTGCCGGCGCTGCCGATAACCCTCGTCCCGGTCGCCGAGCGCCTAGTCTGCCCGCTGTAG